The following coding sequences lie in one Lysobacter capsici genomic window:
- a CDS encoding GntR family transcriptional regulator has product MSIVPRSLSDQAFEVVRERILSTQIPPLAPIRQELLAEELGISKIPLREALGRLEQQGLLSSHPNRGFFVPALTSTEAEEVFALRLKIEPEAAADASLCADEGERAAARAALTALENAGTADAHATVRFNRSFHLALVRPGGKHITAQLVERLQVLAERYVRKHLEPAGREARAASEHRAILEAWLARDAARVSRLLSEHIVTTLHDLREQLENSEPDEPPAATRRRPRRRVSE; this is encoded by the coding sequence ATGAGCATCGTCCCGCGTTCGTTGTCCGACCAAGCCTTCGAAGTGGTCCGCGAACGGATTCTGTCGACCCAGATTCCGCCGCTGGCGCCGATCCGCCAGGAACTGCTGGCCGAGGAACTGGGCATCAGCAAGATTCCGCTGCGCGAGGCGCTGGGCCGGCTCGAACAGCAGGGCTTGCTGTCCTCGCACCCCAACCGCGGTTTCTTCGTGCCGGCGCTGACCTCGACCGAGGCCGAGGAAGTGTTCGCGCTGCGGCTGAAGATCGAACCCGAGGCCGCCGCCGACGCCAGCCTGTGCGCCGACGAGGGCGAACGCGCAGCCGCGCGCGCGGCGCTGACCGCGCTGGAAAACGCCGGCACCGCCGACGCGCACGCCACCGTCCGCTTCAACCGCAGCTTTCACCTGGCGCTGGTGCGGCCGGGCGGCAAGCACATCACCGCGCAACTGGTCGAACGCCTGCAGGTGCTGGCCGAACGCTACGTGCGCAAGCATCTGGAACCGGCCGGGCGCGAAGCGCGCGCGGCCAGCGAACACCGCGCCATCCTCGAGGCCTGGCTCGCGCGCGACGCGGCGCGGGTGAGCCGGCTGTTGTCCGAGCACATCGTCACTACCCTGCACGATCTGCGCGAGCAATTGGAAAACAGCGAACCGGACGAACCGCCCGCGGCCACGCGACGACGGCCGCGGCGGCGGGTTTCCGAGTAA
- a CDS encoding 1-acyl-sn-glycerol-3-phosphate acyltransferase, whose product MSSDRNTDSTDEQLSIVLPLPPKVPQVRRNRLTRWIGRSILRLGGWRMVGAFPDIPRAVLIGAPHSSNWDGVWGFAAKAAMGLDVKIIAKESLFRVPLLGMLLRRLGVIPINRNAAHGVIEQAVAMIRGAERFWLGIAPEGTRKAVERWKAGFWKIAKAADVPVVPAYFHYPDKIIGIGEMFHLGEDMDADMRRIRDWYKPWQGKHHGTA is encoded by the coding sequence ATGTCTAGCGATCGAAACACCGATTCGACCGACGAACAGTTGTCCATCGTGTTGCCGTTGCCGCCGAAGGTGCCGCAGGTGCGGCGCAATCGCCTGACCCGCTGGATCGGCCGCAGCATCCTGCGGCTGGGCGGCTGGCGCATGGTCGGCGCGTTTCCCGACATCCCGCGCGCGGTGCTGATCGGCGCGCCGCATTCGTCCAACTGGGACGGCGTGTGGGGCTTCGCGGCCAAGGCCGCGATGGGCCTGGACGTGAAGATCATCGCCAAGGAGTCGCTGTTCCGGGTGCCGCTGCTGGGCATGCTGCTGCGCCGGCTCGGGGTGATCCCGATCAACCGCAACGCCGCGCACGGGGTGATCGAGCAGGCCGTGGCGATGATCCGCGGCGCCGAGCGTTTCTGGCTGGGGATCGCGCCGGAGGGCACGCGCAAGGCGGTGGAGCGCTGGAAGGCGGGCTTTTGGAAGATCGCCAAGGCCGCCGACGTGCCGGTGGTGCCGGCGTATTTCCATTACCCCGACAAGATCATCGGGATCGGCGAGATGTTCCACCTCGGCGAGGACATGGACGCCGACATGCGCCGCATCCGCGATTGGTACAAGCCCTGGCAGGGTAAGCATCACGGTACGGCTTGA
- a CDS encoding pseudouridine synthase, producing MNHELTLADDALDGDDASVAVPAQLPVLYADEALAVIDKPAGLMVHDSALARGETDFAADRLRAQFGRPIFLVHRLDRATSGCLLLAFDRQTASDLGKVLMSRDVEKDYLAVCRGWPAQEVFEVDHDLDGGPGKPLKKPAQTRFAVLGRAELALPSSGFETSRYALLRAQPLTGRFRQIRRHLKHLSHHLIGDTSHGDGRHNRSFRMMGIHRMLLHAQRLAFLHPRSGERMQVVAPVDAQFAKALALFEPPASS from the coding sequence ATGAACCATGAACTGACTTTGGCCGACGACGCCCTCGACGGCGACGACGCATCCGTCGCCGTCCCGGCGCAGCTGCCGGTGCTGTACGCCGACGAGGCTCTGGCGGTTATCGACAAGCCGGCGGGGCTGATGGTTCACGACAGCGCGCTGGCGCGCGGCGAGACCGACTTCGCCGCCGACCGCCTGCGCGCCCAGTTCGGCCGGCCGATCTTCCTGGTCCACCGGCTCGACCGCGCCACCAGCGGCTGCCTGCTGCTGGCGTTCGACCGGCAGACCGCGTCGGACCTGGGCAAGGTGCTGATGTCGCGCGATGTCGAGAAGGATTACCTCGCGGTGTGCCGCGGCTGGCCGGCGCAGGAGGTGTTCGAGGTCGATCACGATCTCGACGGCGGCCCGGGCAAGCCGCTCAAGAAGCCGGCGCAGACCCGGTTCGCGGTGCTGGGCCGGGCCGAGCTGGCGCTGCCGTCGTCGGGCTTCGAGACCTCGCGCTACGCGCTGCTGCGCGCGCAGCCGCTGACCGGGCGGTTCCGCCAGATCCGCCGCCATCTCAAGCATCTGTCGCACCACCTGATCGGCGACACCAGCCACGGCGACGGCCGCCACAACCGCAGTTTCCGCATGATGGGCATCCACCGCATGCTGCTGCATGCGCAGCGGCTGGCGTTCCTGCATCCGCGCAGCGGCGAGCGGATGCAGGTGGTCGCGCCGGTGGATGCGCAGTTCGCCAAGGCGCTGGCCCTGTTCGAACCGCCCGCGTCGTCGTGA
- the arfB gene encoding alternative ribosome rescue aminoacyl-tRNA hydrolase ArfB: MAEPEITIPEQELVERFVRSTGPGGQNVNKVATAVELRFDIAQSPSLPEAVRERLLTKRDRRVTLEGVLVISAQRFRTQERNREDARVRLAAFVESGLHVPKPRIATKPSRAAKERRIGAKKERGATKRGRAQRDWD; the protein is encoded by the coding sequence ATGGCGGAACCGGAAATCACCATCCCCGAACAGGAGTTGGTCGAGCGCTTCGTGCGTTCGACCGGCCCGGGCGGGCAGAACGTCAACAAGGTCGCCACAGCGGTGGAACTGCGCTTCGATATCGCGCAGTCGCCTTCGCTGCCCGAAGCCGTGCGCGAACGTCTGCTGACCAAGCGCGACCGGCGGGTGACCCTGGAGGGCGTGTTGGTGATCAGCGCGCAGCGCTTTCGCACCCAGGAGCGCAACCGCGAGGACGCGCGCGTGCGCCTGGCCGCGTTCGTCGAAAGCGGCCTGCACGTGCCCAAGCCGCGCATCGCCACCAAACCCAGCCGCGCCGCCAAGGAGCGCCGGATCGGGGCCAAGAAAGAGCGCGGCGCGACCAAGCGCGGCCGCGCGCAACGCGATTGGGACTGA
- a CDS encoding DUF2059 domain-containing protein, translated as MKSPYRLSSALRPTGLLLTSALSLALLAATPAQAAPPTDAQVDKLMQTMNYERMKREIVQQMNGSAQGMAEAMAGNKLSPAQRQSLQRSMDKIMARADQLLAWENVAPIYHKVYRDTFQANEVQAMIDFYGTPEGRSILEKMPKAMGQTMQEMQPLMKKMFEQIQQDLQKDIRQITDEAPPAPPAPPVPVSVPEPPPVIVNQGQ; from the coding sequence ATGAAATCCCCGTACCGCCTGTCCTCCGCCCTGCGGCCGACCGGCCTGCTGTTGACCAGCGCCCTGTCGCTGGCCCTGCTCGCCGCCACGCCGGCCCAGGCCGCGCCGCCGACCGACGCCCAGGTCGACAAGCTCATGCAGACGATGAACTACGAGCGCATGAAGCGCGAGATCGTCCAGCAGATGAACGGGTCCGCCCAGGGCATGGCCGAGGCGATGGCCGGCAACAAGCTCAGCCCGGCCCAGCGCCAGTCGCTGCAGCGCTCGATGGACAAGATCATGGCCCGCGCCGACCAGCTGCTGGCCTGGGAGAACGTCGCGCCGATCTACCACAAGGTCTACCGCGACACCTTCCAGGCCAACGAAGTGCAGGCCATGATCGATTTCTACGGCACGCCCGAAGGCCGCAGCATCCTGGAGAAGATGCCCAAGGCGATGGGCCAGACCATGCAGGAAATGCAGCCGTTGATGAAGAAGATGTTCGAACAGATCCAGCAGGATCTGCAGAAGGACATCCGCCAGATCACCGACGAAGCCCCGCCCGCGCCTCCGGCCCCGCCGGTCCCGGTCTCGGTTCCGGAACCGCCGCCGGTGATCGTCAACCAGGGCCAGTAA